The DNA sequence TCTACGCGGTGCGCAACGCCGGTTGGGCCCAGTTGGTGGCCGGAGATAACCAGGAATTGCATGAGCTCCTGCCGGTAGCCTTTAAGGTTTCCGAAATGCGGCAGGTGATGCTGCCGTGCATGGTGATTGGCGACGGTTTTATTAAAAGCCACGCCATTGAAAATATCAAGGAGTTATCGGATGAGTTCCTGCGCTATTTTGTCGGACCGCCCAACCGGTTCTATCAGCCGAATTTTTCTTATCCCATCCTGACGGGTACGTTTACGGATACCGATCTGACCATGGAAGGGCAGATCGGCCAGGATTTTGCCTACCATTTTATGCGCAAGGCCTATATCGCTGCCATGAATGCCGCCAATAAGATTCTGGGGTCTAATCTCAAGGTGGTGGAGTGCTATCGCACCGAGGATGCCGACATGGTGGTCATAGTGATGGGATCGGCGGCCGGGGTGGTGAAAGACGTGGTAGATTACTACCGCGACGCCAAGGGCTACAAGATCGGGGTGGTGCGGCCGGTGTTGTTTAATCCTCCCTGTTATGAGGAGTTGGCCTACGGGGTGCGCAATGCCAGGGTTATTACGGTCTTGGAGCGGACCGGGACTACTCACAACCAGTTGATGTTGGCAGACCTGCAGGCGGCCTTGCAAATCTCCTTGCGGGCGGGGCGGGAAGGCAAGCCGGAACACCAGGTTTACGGCCGGACCTCCATGCCGACGTTGCTGCACGGGGTGTATGGTCTGGGCAGCAAAGACTTCAATAAATACGATGCTGCCGCGGTAGTGGAAAACATGGCGGCCTGCTTTGAGAAAAAGCGGGGCGGCTTTTTGCGGGATTTTTCCGCCGGAATCGAAGGTCCCTACACCTTGAAGCCGGCGCCGCTGCCCGGTTTTCCGGAGCGGGAACTGGGCATGACTTTTATCGGCATCGGTGCCGAAGGCGTCAAGACCGCCCTGGAATCAGCGGCGCTGATCTATGCCGAGGAAAGCGGTGGACACACCAATTACATCCAGACCGGGGCCCGCTATGGCGCCGCCCGCAAGGGGTCGCCGGTATTTATGAACCTGCGCATCAGTCCGTTGCCCATCCGCAACAGTTCGGAATTGACCGAACGGGACGTGCTGGCCTTCTTCAATGAGAAATTTTTAGAAGGCCAGATTCTGCGGGAATATGTGGGAGGACTGAAAGAAAATGGCCTGCTGGTGGTCAATACCCTAAAGGACCCGGAAGAAATTATGGCGGGATTTCCGCCTCAGGTGCAGACCCTGATTCAATATCGCAAGATTCGCTTAAAGGCTATTGACGCCACGTGGGCTGCACTTAAGCAGATGAAGAAAAACCTTCCCGGCGCGCCTATTCTGGGCCTGATCAACAAGGAAATGGGCATCCTGCCGGAAAAGGAATTCGAGGCGCGCTTTATCCGCATTCTGGAACGGAAATTAGGAAAGAAAGGTAAGGCGGTGTTGGACACCAACATCTCCCTCTTGCGATACGGGATCGAGAAAGCGGGAACGAGGGGGTTAGAAGGACTTAACGGCCTGGCGGCGATCGAAGCCTGCGGGGTGGGCTACAAACCGCCCCTAGCCGAGGACTTCGGCCTGACGCCTGGCTCCGCCGGGCTACCGGTGCAGGTCAAAGAAAAGGATGAACTGGGTGCCATTAAGCCCGTAAACCTCATTCCTAACTACCAGGAGATCTTTTATCTGGAGATGGTGCACCCGCTGATTGAAGGGCGCCGGATCAGTTGGGATCATTTCCTGCCGGTGGTGCCCGCCGCCACTACGAGATACCGGGACGTCAGCTTTATCGGAACGCAACTGCCGGTTTGGGACGCGGCCAAATGCACCGCCTGCGGTACGTGTACGGCGTCCTGCCCGGATTCGGCGCTCTTTTGTACCGTGACGGAACGGCCTATTCCGGAGGAATACGAACGTTTCTTCAAGGTATTTAAAAAACCGCCTAAGGGCGTGCCCTGGGAGCGGTTCGCCATGAATATCGATGCCGTTCCCAGCGCCTGCAAAGGTTGCGGGGTGTGTGCCGCCGTCTGCCCCACCAACGCCTTGCGCATGGTGGATAAGACCAAACTGACTGAACGCGATTTTCTGCCTGAACCCTGCAAGGACTATGATAATACCTATGGCCTGGCCCCGCACGTGCATCAGATGACCTTGATGCATCAGGCGCTGTTTGTTTTTTCCAAGATGTATCCCGGGAAACACACGCTATGTCCGGGGTGCAGTGAGCCGACCATCAACCTGCTGACTTTTTTTGCGGCAGAATCGCTGCGCAACAACCCTGAGGGGATTGCCACCTTCTACCAGGGGATCAAGATTCTTTCCGATAAAACCCAGCGGGCCATAGAGCATATGCTGGACTATGGGTTCAACATCTACACTATTAACGCCACGGGCTGCAACCAGGTTTCGGAGTTGGGGAATCCCTTCAACACCCGGATCTATCAGAGCGGGCATTATGGCTTCGGCACTGCCTCCGCGGCGGCGTTGGGCGCCAAGTTCAGCCTGGATCAAGCCTATGAGAACCGTTACAATAACGTCCTCACCAAGGTTATCGTCTTCGCCGGCGACGGTGCCATCTATGACATCGGCAACGGACCGTTTAACCACGCCCTCGGGGAAAACTTCGATATTACCTGGATTATCTATAACAACGAAGGTTATATGAATACCGGCATGCAGAAATCCGGGGCCACCCGATTCGGCAGCGACCGTTCCACTTCACCCTTCGGGGCTAAATTTGCCGGTAAGACAACCCTGCACCGCCGGGTTATCAGCCAGGCTATGGCCATTTCCCATGTCTACGCTGCCAAGTTGACTATTGACAATCCCATGTATGCTATTAAAATCTTGAAGGAGGCCATTGCCTATAACGGGCCGTCTATGGTCGAATTTTTCTCCTTCTGCCCGCAGGGTCATCAGAGCCACGACTGGGCCGGACCGCTCGTGTCCCGAATGATGGTAGAATCCCGGAAATGGCAGATAGCGGTGCGTCGGCCTTTCCAACGGGTTGATATCTCGGGCAACCCGGAACCGGAACAGATCTATCCCTCTGAAGGCAAGTCTTTCAAGAAGGGCATCAAACGGGAAGCCGCCACCTTCTATGATGTGGTAAGTATGCTGGGACAATATAACCAGCATATTAAGACCCAGGAGAGCGGCGTTATCCCGGAAATCGTCCGCATCAACGAAACCGTCAGCCTCTTCCGGTGGCTGCGGAACCAATACATGGCCGGCTACCGCGACACCATGCCCACCGAAGAGGAAGTGGAGCGTATCGTGGAAGAGCGCTACCAGTTGTAAATCCTAAAGGCGGGATGCACTTCTCCTTCCCACTTTGCGGCCTCTGGACTCAATGGGGGAGAGAAACACTATCTTTCCCCTTAATATTTTCTACCGACAGGAGGATGTCTCATGCAATTGCCTGATTATGTTCCTATTGTCGAAGTACAACGGATATGTCAGGAGCTTGGCATCCGGGACTGGACCCAGCTCCCTGATCCCCCTCAGGTGCTGCCGGACGAGGCGGAAAAAATTCTGCAGGTTGTTAATGTCGAAAAAATGGATATACCTTTGGAGGATTTTATCACCGGTTTGGAAGTGGAATTAGAACATGGAACGCGATTCAAGGATGCCAACGTCACCAACAACCACCCCATATTGACCGGCAAGATTGTCCTGGCTCACCTGAAGGAGACCATGGATTATTATCAACGGTTAGATATCGCGGAGCTCGAAGGCGATCTACTCAAGGCCATGGTCGCAAAAAAGTTCGATAAGGCTGAAAAGAAGTATCGGGCCCTCTTGAAGGCCCGGGCTGCCCTGGCGGTCTTGGAAGCCAAGGCATTTGCCTGAGAGAGCCCAGACGCCAAAATGCGGGCGATACCCTGACAACCTCATTATACGGCAGGACTTTCGGGTCTGGCCGGGACGGCCCGGCATCGAAATTTTAAGCCCCGGTAAAACTTGACAGGGGTCTCTTTTTCATTATAATAAATATTTTATGTTCATATAAGCCATCATGTTCTGACAAACACAACGAAGCATGAAAACAGAACCGTGGAAGCTGCTCACAATAATGCTTTTTTCTGCTCACGGCGCACTGTTTTTATATAAGCGACTGTGACCCAACCAGGCAAGCCAGTCACTACTACACCATGAAAAAAAAATCATCGTTCATCGTTTCCATTGAGCAGATAACCTGGGAGGGGATAGATCTACCGGTGTCGTTGGGACAGGAATGGTTTGCCCGGTGGCTTCAGGAGGCCCCGGACCTTGAGTTTTCTCTGGGGAAGCCTCTTACGGGTGTTGTCCATCTGGAAAAGCACGACGATGCCATTTTGCTGCGCGGCAATCTCCAGGGGGAGCTCATCTACACCTGCAGCCGCTGTTTGGACGTCTTTGCCGAACCTCTGAATTTAGCCTTTGAAATTTTTCTTAAGGGTTCCCAGACGGCAGTGCCGGATGAGGAAAGGGAACTCACCGGCGAGGAATTAAACGAGGACTATATCAGCGGTGAAGAATTAGATCTCGATATTTATCTGCGCGAGCAGATTCTCTTAGCCCTGCCCCTGAAGCCGCTGTGCCGGCCAGAGTGTGCCGGTTTATGTTGGCGCTGCGGAGCAAACTTGAATCGAGAGAGCTGTTCCTGCCGCTCTTCCGGTTTTAACCCCGCTTTTGCCGGGTTAGAGAAATTAAAACAGGATTGATTAACGAATTAAAGGAGTTTAAACCGTGGCCCTACCGAAACATCGCACTTCTAAATCCAAACGGAACATGCGGCGCTCTCACGACCACCTCACCCTTCCTCAAGTCGCCGTTTGCCCTCAGTGCGGCGAACCCCGGTTGCCGCATCACGCCTGCCCGCATTGCGGCGTTTATAAAGGCCGGTTGGTTATCCCCAAATCCGAGGAATAATGAGGTCAGGCCATGGATTACTTGCTGACGGAAGAACAGCAGATGCTCCAGGAGTTGGCCCTCCAGATCGCGCATGACCGCATCAAGCCGGTGCGGGCGGAGCTGGACGAACATGAAATTTTTCCGACTGAACTCATGCGGGATCTGGCCCAGGCCGATCTTTTTGGGGTGATTATTCCGGAGCAGTATGGCGGTTTAGGGTTGGGCTGCATGGAAAACTGTCTGGTATTGGAGGCTCTCAGCACCGGTTGTGTCGGGATTGCCACCACTTTTGCGGCCACCTTTCTGGGCGCCTACCCCTTCCTGCTGTATGGCTCGGAAGACCAAAAAAAGCGTTATCTGCCGCCCTTAGCCAAGGGAGACCATTTAGCCGCCTTTGCCTTAACCGAATCGCAGGCGGGCAGCGACGCCGGTGCTATCCAGACCATTGCGGTACGGGATGGCGACAGCTATATCCTCAATGGTACGAAACAGTGGATCACCAATGCCGGCGAGGCGGGTATCTATACGGTGATCGCCCTGAGCGACCGCAGCAAAGGAGCCCGCGGGGCCAGTGCCTTTATTGTCGAAGCCGATGATCCTGGCATCTCCTTTGGCAAAAAAGAACAGAAAATGGGCATCCGGGCCTCGGTAACGCGGGAGATTGTCTTCCAAAACTGCCGGATTCCGGCCAATCGCCTTATTGCCAAAGAAGGCTTCGGTTTTGTCATCGCCCTCAAGACCCTGGACTTTTCTCGTCCGGGGGTGGGCGCCCTGGCCCTGGGTCTGGCCCAGGCCGCTCTGGAGGAGGCGGTGATCTTTGCCCGAGAGCGCCAGCAGTTCGGACACCCGATCATCTCTTTTCAGGCGGTGCAGCATATGCTGGCGAATATGGCCACCCAGCTTGAGGCGGCCCGGGCACTGGTCTATGCCGTAGCTCGGGCTATTGATCATGATCCCAAAGAGTTTTCCAAAGAATCTGCCATGGCCAAACTATTTCCTACCGATATGGCCATGCAGGTAACCACCGATGCAGTCCAGATCCTTGGCGGCCATGGGTATATGCGCGAATACCCGGTGGAGAAGATGATGCGGGATGCCAAAATCTTGCAGATTTTTGAGGGTACCAACCAGATCTTGCGCAATGTCATCGGTCAGGCCCTTAATAAGGAATTCAGCAAAAAACGCTAAGGTGATGCGATTCATGGCCTTGCCGCTTTTGGTAACCTCGTAGCCGAGGCACCGCCAGCAATTATGAAGATTATTGTCTGTCTGAAACAGGTTCCCGAGAGCCAGGATGTACGCCTGGATCCGGCGACTCACAACCTGCAACGCGAGGGAGTCAAAAGTATCATCAACCCTTTTGACCTCTATGCCCTTGAAGAAGGTTTGCGGGTGCGGGAGCAGCAGGGCGGTGAAGTTATTGTATTAAGCATGGGTCCCCCCCAGGCCGAAGCGGCGCTGCGGGAGGCGCTTTCCTATGGTGCCGATCAAGCCTTTCTGTTATCTGACCGGGCGTTTGCCGGGGCTGATACGTGGGCCACTGCCTTCACCCTGGCCGCTGCCGTGCGCCGTCTGGGTGGCGCCGACCTGATCTTTTGCGGCAAACAGGCCATCGACGGCGATACGGCCCAGGTCGGGCCGGAAATGGCCGCTTTCCTGGATATTCCACATGTAGCCTGGGCCCGTAAACTGGTTTTTGTCAGGCCGGAGCTGCTACAGGTAGAGCGGTTGCTAGACCACGGCTATGACCGCGTCGAGGTTCAATTACCGGCCCTGATCACGATAGTCAAAGAAATCAATGAGCCCCGCCTCCCTTCTTTTAAAGCCAAGTTGCGGGCTAAATCTGCTACCATTCCGGTTTATGGCCTGGCCGATCTGTCGCTTGGCGAAGAACAGGTTGGTTTTAAAGGCTCTTTTACGAGGGTGGTGAAGGTTTTTCCCCCGCCGCCGCGCGGACAGCGGGAGATCTTAGCCGGTACCGCTACAGAGATGGCCGCAACTCTCTGGTCCCGGTTGCAGCAGTTGCAGCGGCGGTAGATAGATTGATAACTACTTGTTATTATAGTAACTATTAAGAGTTAATGTCTGTCATTATCAATCTCGAAAGGTGTACCGGGTGTGGGCAATGCCTGGATGCCTGTCCGTTTGGCCTGTTGTATCTGCTTGATGGCAGGCTTATGGTCGATGACGGCTGTACGCTCTGCGGCGCTTGTGTAGAGGTCTGTGAATACGGCGCTCTGAGCCTCCCTGCCACTGAGGCGGGGTCTTCGGAAGTTTATCGCCCTCATGGGGGCATCTGGATTTTTGCTGAGCAACGGGGTGGCCGCATGGCTCCGGTATCCCTGGAGCTTTTGGGGGAAGCGCGCCGTTTGGCGGCTAGGATGCAGGTTCCCGTAGCGGCAGTGCTTTTCGGCCACCAGGTCCAGGAGCTAACCGCCGGGTTGATTGCCGGCGGGGCCGATAAGGTCTATCTGGTGGATCATCCCCGCCTGGCGGATTTCGTTGAGGAACCCTATGCTGCCGCCCTGACGGCTTTGGCCAGGCGCGAGCAGCCTGAGATCATCCTGGCCGGGGCCACCTATTTGGGGCGGGCCTTCATTCCCAGGGTCGCTGCTCTGCTAGATACCGGCCTTACCGCTGACTGCACCGCCTTTGACCTCGAGACGGAGACCAACCTACTGCTGCAAACCAGGCCGGCCTTCGGCGGCAACATCATGGCCACCATCCTCACACCCCGGTCATATCCCCAGATGGCCACCGTGCGGCCTCGCGTCATGAAAAAACTTGCTCTGCAATCGGATCGGGAGGGAACCGTCATCCCGGTCAGATTGGAGGAGTTGGAACAGCCTTTCCGCTCTCGCTTTTTAGAGACGGTTTCCGAAATCACCGAAGCCATCCCCTTGGGCGAAGCCGAGGTTATTGTCGCCGGGGGGCGGGGACTGCAGGATGGCAAGAACTTCCAACTCCTTGAAGAACTGGCTGACCTCTTGGGAGGGGCGGTAGGAGCTACCCGGGCCGCAGTTGACGCTGGCTGGATTTCTTATCAGCATCAGATCGGCCAGACCGGGAAAACCGTGGCCCCGCGGCTCTATTTCGCCTGTGGTATTTCAGGCGCGGCGCAACACCTGGTGGGAATGCAGTCGTCGGATTTTATTGTCGCCATCAACAGTGATCCTCAGGCACCTATCTTTCAGATTGCCGACATCGGTCTAGTGGGGGATATGTTTGAGATCATTCCGGCTCTGATTCAACAGATCAAGGCCAGCCGCTGAGGCGGGAGCGCCACGGTGAGTTTACATTGGAATTCAAACAATTAGTTGGCAGGATAGGGTTGATTAATATATGCTACGATAGTCGGTTCAATGGATGTTTTTTCCCTTTGTCAGCTAAACAGCCGCTTATGAAGGAGCAGCCTTGAGTGATATACATCGCGTTGCACTGGTGACTGGCGCTTCACGAGGTATCGGGCGGGCTTGTGTCATCGCCCTGGCCCAACCTAAGATGATGCTCTACGTGAACGACGTGGCCAATTTTGATCAGGCGGCTGAGACCTGTGAACAGGCGCGGGCCCAAGGCGCCCAAGCCGAGGTGCTCGGTTTCAATGTTGCCGATCCTGCCGATGTTACCGCCGCCGTCGACACCATCGTTAAGAGTCAAGGCCGCCTCGATATTCTGGTCAACAACGCCGGTATTGCCAGAGACAATCTAATTGCCCGACTGAAAGAGCAGGACTGGGACCAGGTGCTGAACGTTAATCTGAAGGGCGCCTTCAATTGCATCAAGGCTGCCACCCGCCCCATGATGAAACAGCGGTGGGGCCGCATTATCAGCCTCTCCTCGGTGGTGGCCTTTATGGGCAATCCTGGGCAGGCCAATTATGCCGCCTCAAAGGCCGGGTTGGTGGGTTTAACCAAGGCCGCAGCCCGGGAGTTGGCCTCTCGCCAGATAACGGTCAATGCCATTGCCCCAGGTTTTATTGCTACCGACATGACCGCCGGGCTACCCGAAAAGATTCAAGCCGACATGTTGGCTCAGATTCCGCTCAACCGGTTCGGTGCTCCAGAAGAAGTTGCCGCGCTGGTTGCTTTCCTGGCTTCCGAAGCGGCCGGATATATCACCGGCGAAGTCATTCACATCAACGGCGGCTTGATTATGGCATAAGTTGTCAACCACCGGCGGAAGGGTTTTTATAAGCACTAAAGGCTGTTGCAGAATTCATTTTTCTTGCCGCGATCATTATGGCCTGGTGAAGAATATAACATTACTGCAAAGTCCGGATGCTTCACTAGGTGCAGGATGACAGAACCGGCTGGCTTGCAAGACCAGCAGGAGATTATACGTTCGAAGGTGCAATCAGCAATAATTTTCAAAAATATTATTTCACTGTGACGATTCAATCAGCTTAAAGAGGGAGGTAAAGACTGATGTCAGACATGGAAGAGCGAGTAATAAATATCATTGCAGACCGGTTGGGGGTTGATAAATCTGAAGTCGTACCCGAAGCTGCTTTTATTGATGACCTGGGGGCTGATTCTCTTGACCTGGTAGAATTAATTATGGCCATGGAAGAGGAGTTTGACTTGGAGATTGCCGATGAAGAAGCCGAAAAACTGAGGACTGTCCAGGATGTAATCAATTACATCAAAGCTCACTCATAAGCAGTTATTTTAACATGAACTGTGTCGTTTTAGGAGGATAAGGAGAGGATTTGGCAGCGCGCGCACGGGTCGTGGTCACCGGCCTGGGAATGATAACGCCATTGGGAATCGGGGTTAAGCCGACCTGGAGCGGTTTAATCGCCGGCAAATCCGGCATTGGACCGATCACTAGTTTCGACGCCACCGGCTTTGACACTACCATTGCCGGGGAAGTCAAAGACTTCCGCCCCGAGGAGTTTATCTCAACAAAATTGATTAAGCGGATGGACCGCTTTACGCAATTAGCGGTAGCGTCCGCAGTACAAGCGATGACGGATGCCGGTTTGGAGATTACCCCGGCTTTGCAGCCCCTGATCGGCGTTATCGTGGGCGTTGGTCTGGGGGGATTGGCCACCATTGAGAAATATCATTCCGTTTTACTGGAAAAAGGCCCTAAAAAGATCAGCCCCTTCTTCATTCCGATGCTCATCGCCAATATGGCACCGGGTATGGTGGCCATGCACTTTGGGGCCCAGGGGCCGAACACCTCCACGGTAACCGCCTGTGCTTCGGGAGCCCACGCTATTGGCGATGCCTTTAAGACCATCCAGCGGGGCGCGGCCCAGGCCATGATTGCCGGCGGCGTTGAATCGGTCATCACCCCCCTGGCGGTAGGGGGATTTAACGCCCTCAAAGCCCTCTCCACTCGCAACCACGAGCCTGAACGGGCTTCCCGTCCCTTTGATCGGGATCGGGACGGCTTTGTCATGGCCGAAGGCGGTGGTATCCTGATCCTGGAAGAATTGGAGTTTGCTCGCGCCCGCGGTGCTAGAATCTATGCGGAGATTGTCGGTTACGGGCTGTCCGGTGATGCCTATCACATGACCGCTCCCTCTCCCGATGGCGCCGGTGCTATTTTGAGTATCCAACATGCCCTAACCGATGCCGGCCTCACCCCGGAAGACGTAGATCATATCAACGCCCATGGCACCTCCACGGGGTTGAACGACGCTTCCGAGACTATGGCTATTAAAAGGGTCTTTGGGAAACGCGCCTACAATATTCCCATCAGTGCCACTAAATCCATGACCGGCCATCTCCTGGGGGGAGCCGGGGCCATAGAGGCGGTTATCTCGGTTCTGAGCCTGTTGCATGGTATCGCGCCGCCCACCATTAACTATGAAACCCCTGATCCAGACTGTGATCTTGACTACGTTCCCAATCGGGCCCGCTCCTTACCCATGCGGGTGATTATGTCCAATTCCTTCGGCTTCGGCGGTGCCAATGCCGTGCTAATATTTAGACAATTTAACGGATAGCGGTTATGGCAAACATCTTTTTAGGCTCGGATCACGCCGGCTTCGGGTTAAAAAAAGAGATCATCGATCTTTTGCAGAATATGTCCCTGTTCGTCCTGGATATGGGTTGCGATAGCGAAACCATTTCGGTTGACTATCCCCTCTATGCCAGAAAAGTGGTTGAGGCGGTTTTGGCGAATCCGGAGAATCGCGGCATTCTCATCTGCGGCACCGGGTTGGGCATGTCTGTTGCTGCAAATCGTTTCCCCGGCATTCGCGCCGCCCTCTGCCAAGAGCTCTATACTGCCAAGATGAGCCGTCTCCATAACGACGCCAATATTCTCGTGATGGGGGGGCGCATCGTCGGCAGCGGTTTAGGACGCGAGATCGTACGCGTCTGGCTCAGCACTCCTTTCGAGGGAGGACGCCATCAGGAGCGTCTCAATATCATCGATTCCTGGCACCCCGATCCCAAAGATCATTTGTAAGGTGAATATACATGAGTTCCTTGGCTCAGATCGACCCCGAGATCTATGCTGCCATTCAACAAGAAGAACAGCGCCAGCTTACCAAATTAGAGCTTATTGCTTCAGAGAATTTTGTCAGCCCGGCGGTACTGGAGGCCCAAGGTTCTATCCTGACCCATAAGTACGCTGAAGGCTATCCCGGACGCCGTTATTACGGCGGCTGTGAGCATGTGGACACGGCCGAAACCCTGGCGATCAACCGGGCCAAACAACTGTTCGGGGTCGAATATGTCAACGTCCAGCCCCACTCCGGCACCCAGGCCAACATGGCTATCTATTTTGCCTTTTTAAAGCCCGGAGACGCTATTTTGGGGATGGATCTGGCCCACGGCGGGCATCTCTCCCACGGTGCCGCAGTCAACTTTTCCGGTCAGCTCTATAGATCATTATCCTATGGCGTAAAGAAAGATTCAGGGGAGATTGATTTTGAGGGCATCGAGGCCTGTTTAAAAAAACACCGGCCCAGAATGCTGGTAGCCGGTGCCAGCGCTTACCCCCGGACCCTGGACTTTGAACGCTTCGCACAACTGGCCAGGCACTATGGCGCCCTTCTCATGGTGGACATCGCCCACATTGCCGGTCTGGTAGCAGCCGGACTGCATCCCTCGCCGACACCGTCGGCCGATTTCATTACCTCTACCACTCATAAAACCTTGCGCGGCCCCCGGGGGGGGCTGATTTTGGCCCAAAATCGGGAGATCGAGCTTCAGGGAAAACAAGAGTTTTATGCCCAGAGATTGGATTTCTACCTCTTCCCCGGTATTCAGGGCGGTCCTTTAATGCATACCATCGCCGCTAAGGCGGTGGCCTTTCAAGAAGCCCTGCGTCCCGCCTTTAAACGGTATCAGCAGCAGATTCTGCTCAACGCCCGCACCATGGCTGAAGAATTTCTCCAGCGGGGCTATAAGCTGGTAACCGGCGGCACCGACAATCACCTGCTCCTCATCGATCTGAGCAAGACCGGCCTCACCGGACAACAGGCCGAAATAGCGCTGGATCAGGCCGGTATTACGGTGAACAAGAATCGCATCCCCTTTGACCCGAGGCCGGCCAAAGTCACCAGCGGCATCCGTATCGGCACCCCAGCCCTCACCACCCGGGGGATGAAAGCGCCGGAAATGCGCCAGGTCGTTGATTTTATTCATCGGGCCCTCTCGGCACCCACCGATGTCAGCAGCCTGGAACATCTGCAGAAAGAGGTAAAAGACTTCTGCCGCACCTATCCCCTTTTCTCACCGGAATGGTATTGTGAGGTGCAGTGATCCGAGGACTGCGACGGGATATAGCATTTTACCCCTCACCCTGACCCGCTTCTCTCAAGGGGCGAGGGAAAATTAAAGGGAAGACCGTCTGACCACGTGCGTTGCCCTTATTGCCATAGCCTCAGGACCCGCGTCGCCAATTCCCGGCTCACCAAAGAGGCCAATGCCATCCGCCGGCGCCGGGAATGTCTGGATTGCAAACGACGCTTCACCACCTACGAAAAGGTGGAAGATAT is a window from the Desulfobacca acetoxidans DSM 11109 genome containing:
- the fabF gene encoding beta-ketoacyl-ACP synthase II, whose amino-acid sequence is MAARARVVVTGLGMITPLGIGVKPTWSGLIAGKSGIGPITSFDATGFDTTIAGEVKDFRPEEFISTKLIKRMDRFTQLAVASAVQAMTDAGLEITPALQPLIGVIVGVGLGGLATIEKYHSVLLEKGPKKISPFFIPMLIANMAPGMVAMHFGAQGPNTSTVTACASGAHAIGDAFKTIQRGAAQAMIAGGVESVITPLAVGGFNALKALSTRNHEPERASRPFDRDRDGFVMAEGGGILILEELEFARARGARIYAEIVGYGLSGDAYHMTAPSPDGAGAILSIQHALTDAGLTPEDVDHINAHGTSTGLNDASETMAIKRVFGKRAYNIPISATKSMTGHLLGGAGAIEAVISVLSLLHGIAPPTINYETPDPDCDLDYVPNRARSLPMRVIMSNSFGFGGANAVLIFRQFNG
- the fabG gene encoding 3-oxoacyl-[acyl-carrier-protein] reductase, producing the protein MSDIHRVALVTGASRGIGRACVIALAQPKMMLYVNDVANFDQAAETCEQARAQGAQAEVLGFNVADPADVTAAVDTIVKSQGRLDILVNNAGIARDNLIARLKEQDWDQVLNVNLKGAFNCIKAATRPMMKQRWGRIISLSSVVAFMGNPGQANYAASKAGLVGLTKAAARELASRQITVNAIAPGFIATDMTAGLPEKIQADMLAQIPLNRFGAPEEVAALVAFLASEAAGYITGEVIHINGGLIMA
- the acpP gene encoding acyl carrier protein, coding for MSDMEERVINIIADRLGVDKSEVVPEAAFIDDLGADSLDLVELIMAMEEEFDLEIADEEAEKLRTVQDVINYIKAHS
- the rpiB gene encoding ribose 5-phosphate isomerase B, which codes for MANIFLGSDHAGFGLKKEIIDLLQNMSLFVLDMGCDSETISVDYPLYARKVVEAVLANPENRGILICGTGLGMSVAANRFPGIRAALCQELYTAKMSRLHNDANILVMGGRIVGSGLGREIVRVWLSTPFEGGRHQERLNIIDSWHPDPKDHL
- the glyA gene encoding serine hydroxymethyltransferase: MSSLAQIDPEIYAAIQQEEQRQLTKLELIASENFVSPAVLEAQGSILTHKYAEGYPGRRYYGGCEHVDTAETLAINRAKQLFGVEYVNVQPHSGTQANMAIYFAFLKPGDAILGMDLAHGGHLSHGAAVNFSGQLYRSLSYGVKKDSGEIDFEGIEACLKKHRPRMLVAGASAYPRTLDFERFAQLARHYGALLMVDIAHIAGLVAAGLHPSPTPSADFITSTTHKTLRGPRGGLILAQNREIELQGKQEFYAQRLDFYLFPGIQGGPLMHTIAAKAVAFQEALRPAFKRYQQQILLNARTMAEEFLQRGYKLVTGGTDNHLLLIDLSKTGLTGQQAEIALDQAGITVNKNRIPFDPRPAKVTSGIRIGTPALTTRGMKAPEMRQVVDFIHRALSAPTDVSSLEHLQKEVKDFCRTYPLFSPEWYCEVQ